From Nicotiana tabacum cultivar K326 chromosome 22, ASM71507v2, whole genome shotgun sequence, one genomic window encodes:
- the LOC107790785 gene encoding protein argonaute 1-like isoform X1, whose amino-acid sequence MVRKKRTDVPGGAESFESHETGGGRGGAQRPSQQQQHQHQHQQGGGRGWAPQHGGHGGRGGGGAPRGGMGPQQSYGGPPEYYQQGRGTQQYQRGGGQPQRRGGMGGRGAPSGPPRSPVPELHQATQTPHQPVPYGRPSETYSEAGSSSQPPEPTTQQVTQQFQQLVVLPEAAATQAIQPASSKSMRFPLRPGKGSTGIRCIVKANHFFAELPDKDLHQYDVSITPVVSSRGVNRAVMEQLVKLYRESHLGKRLPAYDGRKSLYTAGPLPFVQKDFKITLIDDDDGPGGASCRREREFKVVIKLAARADLHHLGMFLQGRQADAPQEALQVLDIVLRELPTSRYCPVGRSFYSPHLGRRQPLGEGLESWRGFYQSIRPTQMGLSLNIDMSSTAFIEPLPIIDFVSQLLNRDISSRPLSDADRVKIKKALRGVKVEVTHRGNMRRKYRISGLTSQATRELTFPVDERGTMKAVVEYFRETYGFVIRHTQLPCLQVGNTQRPNYLPMEVCKIVEGQRYSKRLNERQITALLKVTCQRPQEREHDILQTVHHNAYADDPYAKEFGIKISEKLAQVEARVLPAPWLKYHDTGREKDCLPQVGQWNMMNKKMVNGGTVNNWICVNFSRNVQDTVARGFCSELAQMCMISGMNFNPNPVLPPVSARPDQVERVLKTRFHDAMTNLQPHGRELDLLIVILPDNNGSLYGDLKRICETELGIVSQCCLTKHVFKMSKQYLANVSLKINVKVGGRNTVLVDALSRRIPLVSDRPTIIFGADVTHPHPGEDSSPSIAAVVASQDWPEITKYAGLVSAQAHRQELIQDLYKTWQDPVRGPVTGGMIKELLISFRRATGQKPQRIIFYRDGVSEGQFYQVLLFELDAIRKACASLEPNYQPPVTFVVVQKRHHTRLFANNHRDRNAVDRSGNILPGTVVDSKICHPTEFDFYLCSHAGIQGTSRPAHYHVLWDENNFTADALQSLTNNLCYTYARCTRSVSIVPPAYYAHLAAFRARFYMEPETSDSGSVTSAAASNRGGVGAMGRSTRAPGAGAAVRPLPALKENVKRVMFYC is encoded by the exons ATGGTGCGGAAGAAGAGAACTGATGTTCCTGGTGGTGCTGAGAGTTTTGAGTCCCATGAAACTGGAGGGGGGCGAGGTGGTGCCCAACGCCCATCACAGcagcagcaacatcagcatcagcATCAGCAAGGTGGAGGAAGAGGCTGGGCACCTCAGCATGGAGGACATGGTGGCCGTGGTGGTGGGGGAGCTCCACGTGGTGGAATGGGCCCTCAACAGTCCTATGGTGGACCTCCTGAATACTACCAACAGGGCAGGGGAACTCAGCAGTATCAACGAGGTGGAGGACAACCCCAGCGCCGTGGTGGCATGGGTGGCCGTGGGGCACCTTCTGGCCCTCCTAGGTCACCAGTACCCGAGCTGCACCAAGCAACCCAGACTCCGCATCAGCCTGTACCATATGGAAGACCATCAGAAACATACTCAGAGGCTGGTTCCTCGTCTCAGCCACCTGAACCAACGACACAACAAGTGACTCAGCAATTCCAGCAACTTGTTGTGCTGCCAGAAGCAGCTGCAACCCAAGCAATACAACCAGCATCGAGCAAGTCGATGAGGTTTCCACTCCGGCCAGGAAAGGGTAGTACTGGTATTAGATGCATAGTTAAGGCCAATCACTTCTTTGCTGAGTTACCCGACAAAGATCTGCACCAGTATGAT GTTTCAATTACTCCTGTGGTCTCCTCTCGGGGTGTCAACCGGGCTGTCATGGAGCAGCTGGTGAAGCTTTATAGAGAATCCCATCTTGGGAAGAGGCTTCCAGCCTATGACGGAAGAAAAAGTCTATACACTGCAGGGCCCCTCCCTTTTGTtcaaaaagattttaaaatcactctaattgatgatgatgatggaccTGGTGGTGCTAG TTGCAGGAGGGAAAGAGAGTTTAAAGTTGTGATCAAGCTGGCGGCTCGTGCTGATCTTCATCACTTAGGGATGTTCTTACAAGGGAGACAGGCTGATGCACCGCAAGAAGCACTTCAGGTGCTGGATATTGTGCTGCGCGAGTTGCCTACGTCTAG GTATTGTCCTGTGGGCCGTTCTTTCTATTCCCCTCATTTAGGACGAAGACAACCACTGGGTGAAGGTTTAGAGAGCTGGCGTGGCTTCTATCAAAGTATTCGTCCTACACAGATGGGATTATCCCTGAATATTG ATATGTCTTCCACGGCTTTCATTGAGCCACTGCCGATTATTGACTTTGTGAGCCAGCTTCTGAATCGGGATATCTCTTCTAGACCACTGTCTGATGCTGACCGCGTGAAG ATAAAGAAGGCCCTGAGAGGTGTAAAGGTGGAGGTTACTCATCGTGGGAATATGCGGAGGAAGTATCGCATTTCCGGCTTGACGTCTCAAGCAACAAGAGAGTTGAC TTTTCCTGTCGATGAAAGGGGTACGATGAAAGCTGTTGTGGAATATTTTCGGGAAACCTATGGTTTTGTCATTCGACATACCCAGTTGCCTTGTCTTCAAGTTGGAAATACGCAGAGGCCAAATTACTTGCCAATGGAA GTATGTAAGATTGTGGAGGGGCAGAGATACTCAAAGCGCTTGAATGAGAGGCAGATAACAGCACTTCTAAAAGTGACCTGCCAGCGTCCTCAAGAGAGAGAACATGATATTCTTCAG ACTGTTCATCACAATGCTTATGCTGATGACCCATATGCGAAGGAGTTTGGTATTAAGATCAGTGAGAAGCTTGCTCAAGTTGAGGCTCGCGTTTTGCCTGCACCTTGG CTTAAATACCATGATACAGGTCGAGAGAAAGACTGTCTGCCACAAGTGGGCCAGTGGAATATGATGAATAAG AAAATGGTTAATGGAGGAACAGTGAACAATTGGATCTGTGTGAACTTTTCTCGCAATGTGCAAGACACAGTTGCACGTGGATTTTGTTCCGAGCTTGCACAAATGTGCATGATATCCGGAATG AACTTCAATCCCAATCCTGTTCTACCACCAGTGAGCGCTCGCCCTGATCAAGTTGAGAGAGTCTTAAAAACTCGATTTCATGATGCTATGACAAATTTGCAGCCGCATGGGAGAGAGCTAGATCTTTTGATTGTGATATTACCAGACAATAACGGCTCTCTTTATG GTGATCTAAAACGGATTTGTGAAACTGAACTTGGAATTGTCTCGCAATGCTGCTTGACAAAACATGTATTTAAGATGAGCAAGCAGTATTTAGCCAATGTATCCCTGAAGATAAATGTGAAGGTTGGAGGAAGAAATACTGTGCTGGTTGATGCGCTCTCTAGACGAATTCCCCTTGTCAGCGACCGCCCAACTATCATTTTTGGTGCAGATGTCACCCATCCTCACCCTGGGGAGGATTCTAGCCCGTCAATTGCTGCG GTGGTTGCTTCTCAAGATTGGCCTGAGATTACAAAGTATGCTGGTTTGGTTTCTGCTCAAGCGCATAGGCAAGAGCTTATACAAGATCTGTACAAGACTTGGCaagatccagttagaggacctGTGACTGGTGGCATGATAAA GGAATTGCTTATTTCCTTCCGTCGAGCAACTGGACAGAAGCCTCAGAGAATTATATTCTACAG AGACGGTGTTAGTGAAGGACAATTTTATCAAGTTCTTCTTTTTGAACTTGATGCAATCCGCAAG GCATGTGCATCTTTAGAACCCAACTATCAGCCCCCAGTTACATTTGTTGTGGTCCAGAAACGTCATCATACAAGGTTGTTTGCCAATAACCACCGCGACAGAAATGCAGTTGATCGGAGTGGGAACATTTTGCCTG GTACCGTTGTAGATTCAAAGATATGCCACCCTACTGAATTTGATTTCTATCTCTGTAGCCATGCCGGCATACAG GGTACTAGCCGCCCAGCTCATTATCATGTTCTGTGGGATGAGAACAATTTTACTGCTGACGCCCTGCAGTCTTTGACCAACAATCTCTGCTATAC ATATGCTAGGTGTACTCGTTCCGTCTCCATTG TTCCACCAGCATATTATGCACATTTGGCAGCTTTCCGTGCTCGGTTTTACATGGAGCCAGAGACATCTGACAGTGGATCAGTCACAAGCGCAGCTGCTTCAAACAGAGGAGGTGTAGGAGCTATGGGAAGGAGCACGCGAGCACCAGGTGCTGGTGCTGCTGTAAGGCCCCTTCCTGCTCTCAAGGAGAATGTCAAGAGGGTTATGTTTTATTGTTAG
- the LOC107790785 gene encoding protein argonaute 1-like isoform X2, with product MVRKKRTDVPGGAESFESHETGGGRGGAQRPSQQQQHQHQHQQGGGRGWAPQHGGHGGRGGGGAPRGGMGPQQSYGGPPEYYQQGRGTQQYQRGGGQPQRRGGMGGRGAPSGPPRSPVPELHQATQTPHQPVPYGRPSETYSEAGSSSQPPEPTTQQVTQQFQQLVVLPEAAATQAIQPASSKSMRFPLRPGKGSTGIRCIVKANHFFAELPDKDLHQYDVSITPVVSSRGVNRAVMEQLVKLYRESHLGKRLPAYDGRKSLYTAGPLPFVQKDFKITLIDDDDGPGGARREREFKVVIKLAARADLHHLGMFLQGRQADAPQEALQVLDIVLRELPTSRYCPVGRSFYSPHLGRRQPLGEGLESWRGFYQSIRPTQMGLSLNIDMSSTAFIEPLPIIDFVSQLLNRDISSRPLSDADRVKIKKALRGVKVEVTHRGNMRRKYRISGLTSQATRELTFPVDERGTMKAVVEYFRETYGFVIRHTQLPCLQVGNTQRPNYLPMEVCKIVEGQRYSKRLNERQITALLKVTCQRPQEREHDILQTVHHNAYADDPYAKEFGIKISEKLAQVEARVLPAPWLKYHDTGREKDCLPQVGQWNMMNKKMVNGGTVNNWICVNFSRNVQDTVARGFCSELAQMCMISGMNFNPNPVLPPVSARPDQVERVLKTRFHDAMTNLQPHGRELDLLIVILPDNNGSLYGDLKRICETELGIVSQCCLTKHVFKMSKQYLANVSLKINVKVGGRNTVLVDALSRRIPLVSDRPTIIFGADVTHPHPGEDSSPSIAAVVASQDWPEITKYAGLVSAQAHRQELIQDLYKTWQDPVRGPVTGGMIKELLISFRRATGQKPQRIIFYRDGVSEGQFYQVLLFELDAIRKACASLEPNYQPPVTFVVVQKRHHTRLFANNHRDRNAVDRSGNILPGTVVDSKICHPTEFDFYLCSHAGIQGTSRPAHYHVLWDENNFTADALQSLTNNLCYTYARCTRSVSIVPPAYYAHLAAFRARFYMEPETSDSGSVTSAAASNRGGVGAMGRSTRAPGAGAAVRPLPALKENVKRVMFYC from the exons ATGGTGCGGAAGAAGAGAACTGATGTTCCTGGTGGTGCTGAGAGTTTTGAGTCCCATGAAACTGGAGGGGGGCGAGGTGGTGCCCAACGCCCATCACAGcagcagcaacatcagcatcagcATCAGCAAGGTGGAGGAAGAGGCTGGGCACCTCAGCATGGAGGACATGGTGGCCGTGGTGGTGGGGGAGCTCCACGTGGTGGAATGGGCCCTCAACAGTCCTATGGTGGACCTCCTGAATACTACCAACAGGGCAGGGGAACTCAGCAGTATCAACGAGGTGGAGGACAACCCCAGCGCCGTGGTGGCATGGGTGGCCGTGGGGCACCTTCTGGCCCTCCTAGGTCACCAGTACCCGAGCTGCACCAAGCAACCCAGACTCCGCATCAGCCTGTACCATATGGAAGACCATCAGAAACATACTCAGAGGCTGGTTCCTCGTCTCAGCCACCTGAACCAACGACACAACAAGTGACTCAGCAATTCCAGCAACTTGTTGTGCTGCCAGAAGCAGCTGCAACCCAAGCAATACAACCAGCATCGAGCAAGTCGATGAGGTTTCCACTCCGGCCAGGAAAGGGTAGTACTGGTATTAGATGCATAGTTAAGGCCAATCACTTCTTTGCTGAGTTACCCGACAAAGATCTGCACCAGTATGAT GTTTCAATTACTCCTGTGGTCTCCTCTCGGGGTGTCAACCGGGCTGTCATGGAGCAGCTGGTGAAGCTTTATAGAGAATCCCATCTTGGGAAGAGGCTTCCAGCCTATGACGGAAGAAAAAGTCTATACACTGCAGGGCCCCTCCCTTTTGTtcaaaaagattttaaaatcactctaattgatgatgatgatggaccTGGTGGTGCTAG GAGGGAAAGAGAGTTTAAAGTTGTGATCAAGCTGGCGGCTCGTGCTGATCTTCATCACTTAGGGATGTTCTTACAAGGGAGACAGGCTGATGCACCGCAAGAAGCACTTCAGGTGCTGGATATTGTGCTGCGCGAGTTGCCTACGTCTAG GTATTGTCCTGTGGGCCGTTCTTTCTATTCCCCTCATTTAGGACGAAGACAACCACTGGGTGAAGGTTTAGAGAGCTGGCGTGGCTTCTATCAAAGTATTCGTCCTACACAGATGGGATTATCCCTGAATATTG ATATGTCTTCCACGGCTTTCATTGAGCCACTGCCGATTATTGACTTTGTGAGCCAGCTTCTGAATCGGGATATCTCTTCTAGACCACTGTCTGATGCTGACCGCGTGAAG ATAAAGAAGGCCCTGAGAGGTGTAAAGGTGGAGGTTACTCATCGTGGGAATATGCGGAGGAAGTATCGCATTTCCGGCTTGACGTCTCAAGCAACAAGAGAGTTGAC TTTTCCTGTCGATGAAAGGGGTACGATGAAAGCTGTTGTGGAATATTTTCGGGAAACCTATGGTTTTGTCATTCGACATACCCAGTTGCCTTGTCTTCAAGTTGGAAATACGCAGAGGCCAAATTACTTGCCAATGGAA GTATGTAAGATTGTGGAGGGGCAGAGATACTCAAAGCGCTTGAATGAGAGGCAGATAACAGCACTTCTAAAAGTGACCTGCCAGCGTCCTCAAGAGAGAGAACATGATATTCTTCAG ACTGTTCATCACAATGCTTATGCTGATGACCCATATGCGAAGGAGTTTGGTATTAAGATCAGTGAGAAGCTTGCTCAAGTTGAGGCTCGCGTTTTGCCTGCACCTTGG CTTAAATACCATGATACAGGTCGAGAGAAAGACTGTCTGCCACAAGTGGGCCAGTGGAATATGATGAATAAG AAAATGGTTAATGGAGGAACAGTGAACAATTGGATCTGTGTGAACTTTTCTCGCAATGTGCAAGACACAGTTGCACGTGGATTTTGTTCCGAGCTTGCACAAATGTGCATGATATCCGGAATG AACTTCAATCCCAATCCTGTTCTACCACCAGTGAGCGCTCGCCCTGATCAAGTTGAGAGAGTCTTAAAAACTCGATTTCATGATGCTATGACAAATTTGCAGCCGCATGGGAGAGAGCTAGATCTTTTGATTGTGATATTACCAGACAATAACGGCTCTCTTTATG GTGATCTAAAACGGATTTGTGAAACTGAACTTGGAATTGTCTCGCAATGCTGCTTGACAAAACATGTATTTAAGATGAGCAAGCAGTATTTAGCCAATGTATCCCTGAAGATAAATGTGAAGGTTGGAGGAAGAAATACTGTGCTGGTTGATGCGCTCTCTAGACGAATTCCCCTTGTCAGCGACCGCCCAACTATCATTTTTGGTGCAGATGTCACCCATCCTCACCCTGGGGAGGATTCTAGCCCGTCAATTGCTGCG GTGGTTGCTTCTCAAGATTGGCCTGAGATTACAAAGTATGCTGGTTTGGTTTCTGCTCAAGCGCATAGGCAAGAGCTTATACAAGATCTGTACAAGACTTGGCaagatccagttagaggacctGTGACTGGTGGCATGATAAA GGAATTGCTTATTTCCTTCCGTCGAGCAACTGGACAGAAGCCTCAGAGAATTATATTCTACAG AGACGGTGTTAGTGAAGGACAATTTTATCAAGTTCTTCTTTTTGAACTTGATGCAATCCGCAAG GCATGTGCATCTTTAGAACCCAACTATCAGCCCCCAGTTACATTTGTTGTGGTCCAGAAACGTCATCATACAAGGTTGTTTGCCAATAACCACCGCGACAGAAATGCAGTTGATCGGAGTGGGAACATTTTGCCTG GTACCGTTGTAGATTCAAAGATATGCCACCCTACTGAATTTGATTTCTATCTCTGTAGCCATGCCGGCATACAG GGTACTAGCCGCCCAGCTCATTATCATGTTCTGTGGGATGAGAACAATTTTACTGCTGACGCCCTGCAGTCTTTGACCAACAATCTCTGCTATAC ATATGCTAGGTGTACTCGTTCCGTCTCCATTG TTCCACCAGCATATTATGCACATTTGGCAGCTTTCCGTGCTCGGTTTTACATGGAGCCAGAGACATCTGACAGTGGATCAGTCACAAGCGCAGCTGCTTCAAACAGAGGAGGTGTAGGAGCTATGGGAAGGAGCACGCGAGCACCAGGTGCTGGTGCTGCTGTAAGGCCCCTTCCTGCTCTCAAGGAGAATGTCAAGAGGGTTATGTTTTATTGTTAG